Below is a window of Pocillopora verrucosa isolate sample1 chromosome 6, ASM3666991v2, whole genome shotgun sequence DNA.
GAGATCACTGATTGAGAAACGCACTCTACCAATCTACACAATTTTAAGCCACATGTCGGAAATCTTTAGTCGTCTTGAACAAGCAAAGTGGCCCCAGTTTCTGAATGACGGCCACGTCGGGTCACAATAATGAGTGCTCCAACAAGCCCCAGAGATATAGTACCCAAGACCCCCGCCAACACTCCAACCAACAAGACCGTCTTGGATTTTTCCTTGATTATGGTTGGAGTTTCACCTGATTTCatggctgaaaacaaaaatgatgacaactattgaaaaaaaaaaagagaattgtaGAAATCTTGGCggcaaatatttcaaacaaagaTTTACTCAAGTTTTTGAATACACTAAAAGAACAGTTGAATTATCCTTTATTTCTGGCACACGAATTAGCttgttaaacaaaaataaagtaacatTTGGAATGTCAAGGTGCATATTCCTTTTAACCGCCCCGACCTTCCTTGCTCCCCCCTAATTTTCTCGCCCTTTTCTTCTCCTGTACCAGTTCCTTATGAGTCAAAATACCAAGTTGCCAAGCCTGTGCACAGAAATGAGACCGAGAGTAACATTGTCATGAAACAAACCCAGTTATTTTTCAACGAGGTTATCTGCAAACTATGCTGTCTTTTACACTATGAGAGATTTCATATATTTATCCCTTTTCAAAGCCCATAAGATATATACAGGTATTTACTAGCTTGTCtaggtaaatttttgttttcactttgtgGCGTTCAGTGGCAAAGCTGTAAGAGGATTGGGACAGATTGGTGGCTCCGACGCCaatgttttgcttgtttttattttttgtctgtttgtttctgttttgttttgtttttttcatttagcaCTCAATAAAACTCCAACGACGCCGgctaaaactttaaattttattaactCACCTTTATCTTGTTCATTAGTCATTTTGATTGGTCCGACGTACAGTTCAGTACGATATTCGTCGTGGATATTCCTCTTTCTCCTGGACTGATTTCCCTCTTCTTGACATCCCGAATCACATTTAGACTTCTCGTCGTCTGACCGACAGACAGTCAGCTTGCAGTGAATGTAAACGTCGTCGTATCCTTTCTTAAAACGAAAGGCCACAAAGCTGAAGTTCTGATAGGCTGATTTTTCGTATTCGTACTCTAAGTATCTGTCACGTGGGCAGCTAGAAGGAGTTGACATTGGCAAAAATTTTGTTACTGTCAATCTCACGATGAAATGCGAACATGCGCGATGTTAAAACCattattgtttgaaaattttgtaaaccTAAGTGAGTGAGTACAGTTCCAATCAGGGTGTGAGTGTAACGAGGCCAAAAGTTAATCTTCTCTTTTCCGCTAATTCAGTTTCATCGTCAACAAAACATTAACGAGTAATCAAAcctttttgatgttttgtaTATGCACCAAATATTAACAGTGAAATTGTCCTTAGCCGCCCCAAAAGTGGTTCATGTTAGACAAATGATTTCAAGTGCGATTTACAATgaatatgtaaaaataaattttccaaacaCAAGAGATTGTTGCTATATTTCGAAATTCACAATAATTTATTCCATTGTTTTTAACGATTACGCCGTCAATTTTAACTCGCTGCACTGTTTCAGACTGATTGACATGTTTTCAGACAATCCGTACACTGTCATTTTTGCGAGGGCACACCGCACCTATTCCATTACAAATGTTGCGTTAGCAAAGCATGTTGGGCCATAACTTACCCTTGCTCGATCATTTTATGGTCTGGTTTAGCATTGTACTCTGTCGAAGGTGCTGCTTTGCATTCGTCAGGGAACAAGCTTAAATCCGAGTCACCTGATTGCACCTTCAAGCTGATGTACAAGCGCTGACTGATACCAACCAAGAGCGGGAATTTCTCTACCTTTTTTGAGTTTTCCTTATCAGTGTACATGTTCATAAGGTAAGTGAAATTACCGTAATTCTctatcaaaaaaagaaataagaatgaagaaaaaaacatttggccTGAGTGAATAAAGAGTTCGAGATCCGTGCTGTAAGTTATGGACCGAGTATTTTCCGCTCAAATTTATGGCCAAAGCGCAAGGCACGCAGGCCATAAATCATACTATAACTTATTGTACGGACTGGATAAACAAGGTTGGTAGGATATCTATCATATCTCTGGGTTTAAATAGAAGGGGAAGATTtcgatttaatcaaatttttgagTTTAGCAGGCCCTGTAGTACATGAAATATGGCCCGCTAAATTGACCAGCCATTGTGCAAGTACTTACTAAAGTACTAGGCGCAAATACATAGCGCAAGTACATAGCGCAAGTACCTACTTACTAAGGCATAAATTGAAGTAGTATAAGCAATACAAGTCATGATgaataaaaattgaatgaatttttcACCACCTTTTGAAGTAAAGGTAATAAATTTCGGCTGAATGGGAAACAAAATGATAAGATTGAACAGTTATCCTCCATCATCGAGTCTCTCGTCAATTTCTTGTCTGTTACAcacaaaaaattgttaataagcaattttttactttgaaataacaaattctccgttgttttttaaataaatttgctgAAAGATGTAGAGCACAAAGAAAAACTTGGTGTTAACACCAAACGTAGTATTAGTACAAACCTGCGTCTGTAACCACCTGGACGTAACGAGGAGAATATGACACTTTGGAAAGAAGGGTCTTCTTTTGGTATGAACACTTGAAGGGAAGTATTCTTGTGCTCTTTCGAGTGATGTCTGCCTCATCAACCACATCCCTTACTACTGCAATGATCCTGTTACTATATGACACCATCTTTCCATCATCCTCGTGTTTGGTCTTGCATTCTTCTAAGCCAAATCTGAATACAGCCTTGGAGTCATCTTTATAAACGGGCACACACGCCTCATCTTCAAGATGAGTTACATTGGTGTCAAGGCCGGGGTAGTTTTTGCTTTCCACAGTCACTTCAATGAAATCACTGTGGCATGCAATTTCTAGGtctgaaaagcaagaaaaatataCTCgtatttatattaaaaaaaaaacaacaagaacaacaaccaAAAGCTTTCTATAATGTTTATCTGAATTTCCataaaggcttttttttttatattctttcaaGAAATGGTATTCACTTGTGTGCGGGGACTCTGCTCAAagatttacaacaaaacaagTAAAGAAATACAAACTTTCCCTTTCTCTCTCTTGGTACATAACTCTATCAGTCATCTATTTTACAATCCCAGAGAACTAGAGAGACTCTTTTTTAATAGCGCGTATAATCATAAACATACTTACTTGCTGCATCATCAATCACCATTTCTCCTTGACTGGCATTTGTGGGAAGTTCTGAATTCGTAAGTTGAcgagaacaaagcaaaaaagagagagataaaCTCATTACAAAtgctttttttcaatatctataTTCCATACCATGAAACAACTTTTCTGTGTGTAGGATGTGACATAATCTAATTTGACCAGCTACAATGATATGAAACACGGCATGGCGTGGTGCGATAGCGTGACTTGGTGCAACGTTGTGACACAGGCTTGAAGTGGTCTGACGTGACGTTATGATATGCAACATTGCTTGAACAACATCATGAATGACCTTGTAAGAAAGTAGCAATGATTCTGACAAACTCAATTGTGTTATTCAGTGCTTGGGACTAAAGCAAGGTCAGACGACAAAGAATTCATTTGGAATTcattgttcttctttttctcctaaTCATTTTGCTCAGCGCGTGAATAATCATTGCGTCGGTAATCAGTGCGTGAACAATCTGTTAAATTATTCTATTGAATCTCACACCGAGAAGGTTGTTTTCAGCACGCTATGCATCTAAAGATAGGAGGCGTTCCAGAGAACCACACAATGCGGCCTTCATTGTGCACTTAAGACTTGATTTGTCTGTGAAGTAGAGTTCGTCCGTTTGATGAGTGTTCCTTGTTCTAGGGAGGGACGAACTTGGGTCTCAGAGAAGAGCCGAAACTTGACAAACTTTCTATTCGCTTTTCAAAGTATCTTTTAACCAAACCATCATCGGTTTCCTTTGTATTTCGGTACTTTTTCTGCAAGTCAATGGctggttattttgtttacaacgaAAACAATGGCGTTCTAAAATTGGCAATAAT
It encodes the following:
- the LOC131787829 gene encoding ZP domain-containing protein-like; amino-acid sequence: MGRHIFVFFLNLFVAFNLSCTQELPTNASQGEMVIDDAANLEIACHSDFIEVTVESKNYPGLDTNVTHLEDEACVPVYKDDSKAVFRFGLEECKTKHEDDGKMVSYSNRIIAVVRDVVDEADITRKSTRILPFKCSYQKKTLLSKVSYSPRYVQVVTDAENYGNFTYLMNMYTDKENSKKVEKFPLLVGISQRLYISLKVQSGDSDLSLFPDECKAAPSTEYNAKPDHKMIEQGCPRDRYLEYEYEKSAYQNFSFVAFRFKKGYDDVYIHCKLTVCRSDDEKSKCDSGCQEEGNQSRRKRNIHDEYRTELYVGPIKMTNEQDKAMKSGETPTIIKEKSKTVLLVGVLAGVLGTISLGLVGALIIVTRRGRHSETGATLLVQDD